The following are encoded in a window of Nibricoccus aquaticus genomic DNA:
- a CDS encoding helix-turn-helix domain-containing protein — protein MLGKNLKSCRQAAGLTQVQLAERANLAPRVLQSIEAGKLNILVTTLHRLHVALGCSIENLMNSK, from the coding sequence GTGCTGGGAAAGAATCTGAAAAGCTGTCGGCAGGCGGCAGGACTAACTCAGGTTCAACTGGCTGAACGTGCAAATTTGGCACCGCGTGTTTTGCAGAGCATTGAGGCAGGCAAATTGAACATTTTGGTTACCACACTGCATCGTCTTCACGTGGCGTTGGGATGCAGCATTGAGAATCTGATGAACTCTAAATAG
- a CDS encoding restriction endonuclease, translating into MLPAVVAHSPFLKLAAAVVCLLAFVPTSLSAFVIQLGDSRQTVIETYGYPKSLAQLDAREIFNYPEGSVVLEQGRVAEIRFTKGEPRSLRRVPAPQPAPAVKPVAVPHTPKAQIVPSLGPSSVVPPQPVPQQQPPPSLLRAMQPLLWVPVIAVVVGVVGQILKSRLRRLEPDFTGVYPDRRSAPQKTNPVSLVPQPPITRLTREALDRLEWRRFEELTQGYFEKTGWSARRSAVGADGGIDIFLEKNGPEKRVACVQCKQRSNEIIGVKYIREFYGVMVSEGLTEGYFVTTNTFSDEAVRFAQGKPLHLISGEELLRSFASLAADQHESAVRHAFRDDFETPTCPSCDLKMVLRRSATPFWGCRNFPRCKSIFARVRKA; encoded by the coding sequence ATGTTACCGGCGGTCGTGGCTCACTCCCCATTTCTGAAATTGGCAGCAGCTGTTGTTTGCCTGCTCGCGTTCGTGCCGACGTCGCTTTCGGCGTTCGTGATTCAGCTCGGCGATTCACGCCAGACCGTCATCGAAACGTACGGGTATCCCAAATCGCTGGCCCAACTTGATGCCCGAGAAATCTTCAACTACCCGGAGGGCAGCGTAGTGCTGGAGCAGGGACGGGTTGCTGAAATACGGTTCACGAAGGGCGAGCCACGCAGTCTTCGTCGTGTCCCTGCGCCGCAGCCCGCTCCCGCCGTGAAGCCGGTGGCGGTGCCTCACACGCCGAAGGCGCAGATTGTACCTTCGCTGGGGCCGTCGTCGGTTGTACCGCCGCAGCCAGTGCCGCAACAGCAGCCGCCACCGTCACTCCTTCGAGCGATGCAACCACTGCTATGGGTTCCCGTAATTGCGGTTGTTGTGGGTGTCGTGGGGCAGATTCTGAAAAGCCGTCTCCGCCGACTAGAGCCTGACTTCACCGGCGTGTACCCTGATCGCCGTTCGGCTCCGCAGAAAACAAACCCAGTTTCGTTGGTTCCGCAGCCGCCGATAACCAGACTTACACGTGAAGCGTTAGATCGCCTGGAGTGGCGGCGTTTCGAGGAGCTGACTCAAGGGTACTTTGAGAAAACTGGCTGGAGCGCGAGACGGAGTGCCGTCGGAGCGGACGGCGGCATCGACATTTTTCTCGAGAAAAATGGGCCCGAAAAACGCGTGGCCTGCGTTCAGTGCAAGCAGCGTTCGAACGAAATCATTGGTGTGAAGTACATCCGGGAATTCTACGGCGTGATGGTTTCTGAGGGCCTAACCGAAGGGTATTTCGTGACGACAAATACCTTCTCGGATGAGGCGGTTCGCTTCGCGCAAGGGAAGCCATTGCACCTGATCTCGGGCGAGGAGCTGCTTCGGAGCTTTGCGTCGCTTGCGGCTGATCAGCACGAATCGGCGGTGCGGCATGCGTTCAGGGATGATTTTGAAACTCCGACGTGTCCTTCGTGTGATTTGAAAATGGTACTACGCCGATCCGCGACGCCATTTTGGGGCTGCCGAAATTTTCCAAGATGTAAGTCCATTTTCGCCCGTGTCCGGAAGGCGTAG
- a CDS encoding DEAD/DEAH box helicase has translation MQNVFQFRENLIREYSSFSRSFTKILAPDIASYVDAEYAKSRYWPEPLIQINPNYLRAQSVEELVAEGSLHSTCAKIFRFRDTKGASQSLRLFQHQQEALSKANAAESYVVTTGTGSGKSLAFFVPIFDHILREKATSPTPRTRAIIIYPMNALANSQLEEVRKFLDNLGATPGQLTVERYTGQEETSTRERIAANPPDILLTNFMMLELILTRYEAVDRQVVEHCEGLRFLVLDELHTYRGRQGADVALLVRRLRERFKAESLICIGTSATMSSTGTNADKKKVVAEVATKLFGQLIPQENVIGETLERATNPHLSLQVVRPKLSASISRTTFVWPSQDDFANDPLAVWAELTLGLTLSENGRPERAKPISLSEAAQLLALDAGIAPKIAQDALARFLIAAQDVKASDGRSLFAFKLHQFISGAGKVLCTLEPTTKRVITLDSQRFAPNRQEQKVFLFGTHFCRDCGQEYHPVWHDANSSPHFAPREIDDTGSDESKELRPGFLAPRSAKQEFQGEITQYPDTWLDTSKEEPVLKPTYKSSAPFAVRVDPQGVKGNGQEYWFIPGKFRFCLQCSTVHDAYGRDINRLSSLSGEGRSSATTILTLSILRQLFADQVGNPALPDYRKLLGFTDNRQDAALQAGHFNDFIFLLLLRAGLLGGLKQKGGSLTDENLAEAVFNSLGFGGSDPGVLAEYLRDPALLGLAQKEAQKALRFVIGYRLIRDLRKGWRYNNPNLDQLKLLDVGYDGLEEFCAHEESFRDHPVLARLRSGERAELARLVFGELTRNLCIESRYLDSQEHESIKGKIYNYLTERWSFGDDERLATTCYLLLDKRPDSKGRKRFDLVGGGPGSRLVRQLKYAAFWKTSVCAEHVAHLKNPQWVDLCRAFLKAAEIHGYVQSQSLDNQKLVGWTLKSSALRWTLTLDVSANATPANQFFRQLYLTITEVLTKPQHPFFDFVANEHTAQVDADKRKTLEQRFRRNPRDLKDWEENADNKGPMPRLPVLFCSPTMELGVDISSLSTVYLRNIPPTPANYAQRSGRAGRAGQAALVVTYCAAMSPHDQWFFAHATDMVHGIVRAPTLELANRNLVESHLHAVWLAQVEYELETSIAPLLDLEQPKKPIRPTLQARLAAPAAEARALAQARRVLAQIEGELTPDRAPWYGPHFAEQVIAASAKEFAAAFDRWRTLYDGVQSQMEAADKIIRSPATSARDRENANRRYMDAKNQFTLLLKTGNSQNTDFYTFRYLASQGFLPGYNFPRLPLMAWVPATGRKRNGKDDQGSMVSRPRFLALAEFGPRSLIYHDGRMFRVDRAKLNISSSDSISSDSKLPTVSARVCTACGYGHLGDEAKPEPLADVCEHCHTPLSDDGRVNTLYRIENVETTAQERISVNEEERQRQGYELQTTYRFMPGPGGLLERHDSEAVIIDAADPVARLAYSPSARIWRINKGWRRRKDKKQLGFIINPINGRWSKQDNPDEATDADETPEQLDKKEPTQRIVPFVEDHRNILILTPTKELTDSAMATLQAALKRGITQTFQIEESELVVEPLPDANCRKSILFYEAAEGGAGVLSRLAQSSEQLGVVARQALEIIHFDLKKFSASFDAADLAAVERRRPTGERICEAGCYQCLLSYYNQPDHEHINRGDPAVQELLVQLAHATVRPAKFPSTSAASSTTDLLTTWLTALGQLGHRVPDDTRYALADGLGTVDARYKASRALVFLAPPSAAVQAYAADRGYTTVEFITDSSTWAATFADHPAIFGPSTPAVS, from the coding sequence ATGCAAAACGTATTCCAGTTCCGGGAGAACTTAATAAGAGAATACTCTAGTTTCTCTCGTAGCTTCACTAAAATATTGGCGCCAGACATCGCCAGCTATGTTGACGCAGAATATGCGAAATCCCGCTATTGGCCAGAGCCGCTGATTCAGATCAACCCAAACTATCTTCGCGCGCAGAGTGTCGAAGAGCTTGTCGCGGAGGGCAGCCTTCATTCGACCTGCGCGAAAATATTCCGCTTCCGCGATACAAAGGGAGCATCTCAGTCGCTACGCCTTTTCCAACATCAGCAAGAGGCGCTCTCGAAAGCGAACGCCGCCGAAAGCTACGTAGTCACTACCGGCACGGGTTCAGGTAAGTCGCTGGCGTTTTTCGTCCCCATTTTCGACCACATCCTTCGAGAAAAGGCCACCAGCCCTACGCCGCGCACTCGGGCCATCATCATCTACCCGATGAACGCCCTCGCGAACAGCCAGCTGGAGGAGGTGCGCAAATTTCTCGACAATCTCGGCGCGACGCCAGGGCAACTCACGGTTGAGCGTTACACCGGCCAAGAAGAAACATCTACCCGCGAACGCATCGCCGCCAACCCGCCGGACATCCTTCTCACCAATTTCATGATGCTGGAGTTGATCCTGACGCGCTACGAAGCCGTGGATCGCCAGGTGGTGGAGCACTGCGAAGGCCTGCGCTTTCTCGTCTTAGACGAACTCCACACCTATCGCGGACGGCAGGGTGCCGACGTAGCTCTGCTGGTGCGCCGCCTGCGGGAGCGATTCAAAGCCGAGAGCCTTATCTGCATTGGCACCTCCGCAACCATGTCCAGCACCGGAACGAACGCTGACAAGAAAAAGGTCGTCGCCGAAGTGGCTACGAAACTGTTCGGCCAACTTATTCCGCAGGAAAACGTCATCGGTGAAACGCTCGAACGCGCGACCAATCCCCACCTGAGTTTACAGGTCGTCCGCCCAAAACTATCCGCGAGCATCTCGCGCACGACCTTTGTTTGGCCGAGCCAAGACGATTTTGCTAATGACCCTCTCGCTGTTTGGGCGGAACTGACCCTTGGTCTCACCCTGTCCGAAAACGGCCGGCCAGAGCGGGCCAAGCCCATTTCTCTGAGCGAAGCAGCCCAATTACTCGCCCTCGATGCGGGTATTGCGCCAAAGATCGCCCAGGATGCGCTGGCCCGTTTCTTGATAGCGGCTCAGGACGTTAAAGCCTCCGACGGTCGTTCCCTCTTCGCCTTCAAGCTTCACCAATTCATCAGCGGCGCAGGCAAGGTTCTCTGCACCTTGGAGCCGACAACGAAGCGTGTTATCACGCTCGACTCACAGCGCTTCGCCCCCAATCGCCAAGAGCAAAAAGTGTTTCTGTTTGGCACACATTTTTGCCGCGATTGCGGGCAGGAATACCACCCGGTTTGGCACGACGCCAATAGCTCGCCCCACTTCGCGCCCCGCGAAATCGACGATACCGGAAGCGATGAGAGCAAAGAGCTTCGTCCCGGCTTCCTCGCTCCTCGCTCTGCGAAGCAGGAGTTTCAGGGCGAGATTACTCAATATCCTGATACGTGGCTGGACACGTCGAAAGAAGAACCAGTTCTCAAGCCCACCTACAAATCGTCCGCACCGTTCGCGGTTCGCGTCGATCCACAAGGCGTCAAAGGCAACGGCCAAGAGTACTGGTTCATCCCCGGAAAATTCCGATTTTGCCTCCAGTGCAGCACAGTTCACGATGCCTATGGTCGCGACATCAACCGCCTTTCGAGTTTGTCGGGCGAAGGCCGTTCGTCTGCGACCACGATTCTGACGTTGTCGATCCTACGCCAGCTCTTCGCTGATCAGGTCGGCAATCCGGCTTTGCCGGACTATCGAAAGCTCCTCGGCTTCACGGACAATCGCCAAGACGCTGCCCTTCAGGCCGGCCACTTCAATGATTTCATCTTCTTGCTACTCCTCCGCGCCGGCCTGTTGGGTGGGCTGAAACAAAAAGGCGGCAGCCTCACCGACGAAAACTTAGCTGAGGCTGTATTCAATTCCCTCGGTTTCGGGGGCAGCGATCCCGGTGTGCTCGCCGAATACCTGCGCGATCCTGCATTGCTAGGTCTCGCGCAAAAGGAGGCACAAAAAGCCCTACGTTTCGTCATCGGCTACCGATTGATCCGCGACCTCCGCAAGGGTTGGCGCTACAACAACCCGAACCTCGATCAACTTAAACTTCTCGATGTTGGCTACGATGGTCTGGAGGAATTTTGTGCCCATGAGGAGTCGTTTAGAGATCATCCCGTCCTCGCTCGGCTAAGAAGCGGAGAGCGCGCCGAACTCGCCCGTCTCGTCTTCGGCGAATTAACTAGAAATCTCTGCATCGAATCGCGCTACCTCGACAGCCAAGAGCACGAAAGCATCAAGGGGAAAATCTACAACTATCTCACCGAACGCTGGTCCTTCGGCGACGATGAGCGACTGGCGACGACTTGTTATCTCCTGCTCGATAAACGTCCCGACAGTAAGGGCCGAAAACGCTTCGATCTAGTCGGCGGCGGCCCCGGCTCGCGCCTCGTGCGGCAGCTAAAATACGCAGCGTTCTGGAAAACCTCCGTCTGCGCTGAGCACGTTGCTCATCTTAAAAACCCACAATGGGTGGATCTCTGTCGCGCCTTTCTCAAGGCCGCCGAGATCCACGGATACGTCCAGAGCCAGAGTCTCGACAACCAAAAGCTCGTCGGCTGGACACTCAAGTCTTCCGCCCTCCGCTGGACGCTGACACTTGACGTTTCCGCCAACGCCACGCCCGCCAATCAGTTCTTCCGCCAGCTCTACCTGACCATCACTGAGGTGCTCACAAAGCCGCAGCATCCGTTTTTCGACTTCGTCGCGAACGAGCACACCGCCCAAGTGGATGCTGATAAACGTAAGACTCTGGAACAACGTTTTCGTCGAAACCCGCGCGACCTGAAAGACTGGGAAGAAAACGCCGACAACAAAGGCCCGATGCCGCGTCTGCCGGTTCTCTTCTGCTCGCCCACGATGGAGCTGGGCGTGGACATTTCTTCACTCAGCACGGTTTACCTGCGCAACATCCCGCCTACGCCCGCTAACTATGCGCAACGCAGCGGTCGTGCGGGCCGCGCCGGCCAGGCCGCTCTCGTAGTGACCTACTGCGCCGCAATGAGCCCACACGATCAGTGGTTCTTCGCGCACGCCACGGATATGGTGCATGGTATTGTCCGAGCGCCCACGCTGGAACTCGCCAACCGCAACCTCGTCGAGAGCCATCTCCACGCCGTCTGGCTCGCCCAAGTGGAATACGAACTGGAGACCAGCATCGCTCCGCTACTCGACCTTGAGCAGCCGAAGAAACCGATCCGTCCAACCTTGCAGGCTCGTCTCGCCGCCCCCGCCGCTGAGGCCCGCGCGCTCGCCCAAGCCCGCCGCGTGCTTGCCCAGATCGAAGGCGAACTCACGCCCGACCGGGCTCCGTGGTATGGTCCGCATTTCGCCGAGCAGGTGATCGCCGCGAGCGCGAAGGAATTCGCCGCCGCCTTTGATCGTTGGCGCACGCTCTACGATGGCGTGCAAAGCCAAATGGAAGCGGCAGATAAAATCATCCGCAGCCCCGCCACCAGCGCCAGAGACCGCGAAAACGCCAATCGGCGTTACATGGACGCCAAGAATCAATTCACTCTGCTCCTCAAAACTGGCAACAGCCAGAACACCGACTTCTACACGTTCCGTTACCTTGCCAGCCAGGGATTCCTACCTGGCTACAATTTCCCCCGCCTACCGCTCATGGCTTGGGTGCCGGCCACCGGGCGAAAGCGCAACGGAAAGGACGATCAGGGTAGCATGGTCAGCCGCCCGCGTTTCCTCGCTTTGGCCGAGTTCGGCCCACGCAGTCTAATTTATCACGACGGCCGGATGTTTCGCGTTGATCGCGCTAAGCTCAATATCAGCAGTTCCGACTCTATCTCGTCCGATTCCAAGCTACCCACTGTCAGCGCCCGTGTTTGCACCGCTTGCGGCTATGGGCACCTCGGCGACGAGGCCAAGCCGGAGCCGCTCGCCGATGTCTGCGAGCACTGTCATACGCCACTCAGCGACGATGGTCGCGTCAACACGCTCTACCGAATCGAAAATGTGGAGACGACCGCTCAAGAGCGCATCTCCGTGAATGAGGAAGAGCGCCAGCGTCAGGGCTACGAATTACAAACCACCTATCGCTTCATGCCCGGCCCCGGCGGCCTGCTGGAGCGCCACGATTCCGAAGCCGTCATAATCGACGCCGCCGATCCGGTTGCCCGTCTGGCTTACTCTCCCTCCGCCCGCATTTGGAGGATCAACAAAGGATGGCGTCGGCGTAAGGACAAGAAACAGCTCGGGTTCATCATCAACCCGATCAACGGCCGCTGGAGCAAACAGGACAACCCGGACGAAGCCACCGATGCGGACGAAACCCCCGAGCAGCTCGACAAGAAAGAACCCACTCAACGCATTGTCCCCTTCGTGGAGGATCATCGCAATATCCTGATCCTGACACCCACAAAGGAATTGACGGACTCTGCGATGGCGACGCTGCAAGCCGCCCTGAAACGCGGCATCACGCAAACCTTCCAAATCGAAGAGTCCGAGTTGGTCGTCGAGCCCTTGCCCGACGCGAATTGTCGCAAATCCATTCTGTTTTATGAGGCCGCCGAAGGAGGTGCCGGCGTGCTCAGTCGTCTTGCCCAAAGCTCCGAGCAACTGGGGGTGGTCGCCCGCCAAGCACTCGAAATTATTCACTTCGACCTCAAGAAATTTTCGGCGTCTTTCGATGCCGCTGACCTCGCCGCCGTCGAGCGTCGCAGACCCACCGGTGAGCGCATCTGCGAAGCGGGCTGCTACCAATGTTTGCTCTCATATTACAACCAGCCCGATCACGAGCACATCAATCGCGGCGACCCCGCCGTCCAAGAATTGCTGGTTCAGTTGGCCCACGCCACCGTGCGCCCGGCCAAGTTTCCCTCCACCAGCGCTGCCAGCTCTACGACAGACCTGCTGACTACTTGGCTCACCGCACTTGGCCAGCTCGGTCACCGCGTTCCCGATGACACCCGCTACGCTCTCGCCGATGGACTAGGCACCGTTGATGCGCGCTACAAGGCCTCCCGCGCTCTCGTTTTCCTCGCGCCGCCTTCAGCCGCCGTGCAGGCCTACGCTGCCGACCGAGGCTACACCACCGTTGAGTTTATTACCGATTCTTCCACTTGGGCTGCTACCTTCGCCGATCACCCCGCCATCTTCGGCCCTTCCACGCCCGCAGTTTCATGA
- a CDS encoding DDE-type integrase/transposase/recombinase: protein MKKKSSSAASSSSMPASVAAALLQKWDLETYLTYHPVSKEARAYIEASLAAPSRNPTGRISNTTRYASRKTLETRTTESDLVELPVAIMCERSEDVLFYVAQPSQIQAIFPPGQEKQNRPITPDFLIFWRHGIELIEAKSLKEAASIAIKRSNYFQQLDDGTFRCPPAEAGAKALGFLFRVLTERDFCSTLLQNFVLLTPYFSSPIAPAVSAVERAIIKEAVSENPGVPMTEIPIEPTSRRSDVVYHLIADRSLFAHLETVDLKSQSSVRLFLTPLQETAFSIFANRSKPIIAGSLPIGYMLPIGSEFKIGRTTFEVLRHLGDSVEVRNLKTRLEQRISYRTLSEAAPSISALKDELLPIFDLIGSLSEDRMTAFLKNYRLICPYLRGGALSSVTCTHRSTRRLLKEYRAEEERTGYGERALIPSLRPDRAPKFTERSIAIADSFLRKHYLKESASSAIHVYRLYWDQCRKESLPAHDIMSSRAFHRRVAKITEFKKAYLRYGRRAAIRFSPPRVFLSLLGNPNGCGPWAVAHIDHTLLDLEVENPSTGMFERPWVSGMVDAYDGRILAFIVWFGSCNTEIVFDLIEDCVARHGTLPMRIVCDWGADFRSTAIQTALARAGISLRYRPKGTPRSGAPIETAFNSFNKKFVHNAEGNTKAMKNPRNVSSSHNPKNTAVWKLGKLKPMLDEYVALHGDMPRVHEEAPNEVCAAFLAEFGYHYARWIRPEVLERLRQNPVKGNTRIVSDKGTIHVNSADYGADELKALVGQEVKVFIRADVRTVYVDDPVRKLQIPCRAYTADLKHAASAEEAAAIVKSRMEGSYGRRQKAEARMSSFAAKMVAAEEEQIAEKAAASRRPAPAEITPAADSTPFIDRSQIESVKPADNE from the coding sequence ATGAAAAAGAAATCGTCCTCCGCCGCCTCCTCTTCCTCGATGCCCGCAAGCGTAGCCGCTGCGCTTCTCCAGAAATGGGATCTTGAGACCTATCTGACTTATCACCCCGTCTCCAAAGAGGCGCGCGCCTACATTGAGGCCTCTCTTGCGGCGCCCTCCCGCAATCCTACCGGACGGATTTCCAATACCACACGCTATGCCAGCAGGAAGACCTTGGAAACCAGAACTACCGAGAGCGACTTGGTCGAACTGCCTGTTGCGATCATGTGCGAGCGAAGCGAGGACGTTCTTTTTTATGTGGCACAGCCATCTCAGATCCAGGCCATCTTTCCCCCTGGACAGGAGAAACAGAACCGCCCGATCACCCCGGATTTTCTAATCTTCTGGCGTCACGGCATTGAGCTTATCGAAGCGAAATCGCTCAAAGAGGCTGCTTCCATCGCTATCAAGCGGTCGAATTATTTTCAGCAGCTCGATGACGGCACTTTTCGCTGCCCTCCTGCTGAGGCAGGTGCCAAGGCGTTGGGCTTTCTCTTTCGCGTTCTCACCGAGCGTGATTTTTGCAGCACCTTGCTCCAGAATTTCGTCCTGCTGACCCCGTATTTCAGCTCCCCGATAGCGCCTGCGGTTTCAGCTGTTGAACGGGCGATTATTAAGGAAGCGGTATCCGAGAACCCGGGGGTCCCCATGACCGAAATACCGATCGAGCCGACCAGCCGTCGCTCGGATGTTGTCTACCACCTTATCGCCGACCGTTCCCTTTTCGCTCACTTGGAGACTGTCGATCTTAAGAGTCAGTCCTCCGTCCGGCTTTTTCTCACGCCATTGCAAGAGACAGCTTTTTCGATTTTCGCGAATCGGTCGAAACCCATAATTGCCGGATCATTGCCAATTGGATACATGTTGCCGATTGGATCGGAATTTAAGATTGGTAGGACCACATTCGAAGTCCTCCGCCATCTGGGAGACTCTGTGGAAGTGCGTAACCTCAAAACGCGCCTAGAACAGCGGATTTCCTACCGAACGCTCTCGGAGGCGGCACCCAGCATCTCAGCGCTGAAAGACGAGCTGCTTCCGATCTTTGACCTCATTGGTTCTCTGAGCGAAGATCGAATGACGGCGTTTTTGAAAAACTATCGATTGATCTGCCCCTACCTGCGTGGAGGCGCGCTGAGTAGCGTGACCTGCACGCATCGTAGTACCCGCCGACTGCTTAAAGAGTACCGTGCTGAAGAGGAAAGAACCGGCTATGGTGAACGCGCGCTAATTCCCTCGTTGCGCCCGGATCGGGCACCGAAATTCACGGAGCGCTCTATCGCGATTGCGGATAGCTTCCTGAGAAAGCACTATCTGAAAGAGAGCGCGTCCTCCGCCATTCATGTTTATCGCTTGTATTGGGATCAGTGCAGGAAGGAATCACTACCTGCGCACGATATCATGAGTTCGCGTGCCTTTCATCGGCGCGTTGCGAAGATCACGGAATTCAAGAAGGCGTATCTGCGTTACGGCCGGCGCGCAGCGATACGGTTTTCGCCTCCTCGCGTTTTTCTCAGCCTTTTGGGTAATCCCAATGGGTGCGGTCCTTGGGCGGTCGCGCATATCGATCATACCTTGCTCGATCTGGAGGTGGAAAATCCCTCCACCGGGATGTTCGAACGCCCCTGGGTCTCGGGAATGGTCGACGCCTACGACGGGCGCATCCTCGCGTTCATCGTCTGGTTTGGATCATGCAACACGGAAATCGTGTTCGATCTGATTGAAGACTGTGTCGCCCGTCATGGCACCCTTCCCATGCGAATCGTGTGTGACTGGGGGGCCGATTTTCGGAGCACTGCAATCCAGACTGCGCTGGCCCGTGCCGGAATATCGCTTCGCTATCGCCCCAAGGGGACTCCTCGCAGCGGCGCTCCGATTGAGACCGCGTTCAACAGTTTTAATAAGAAATTCGTCCATAACGCAGAAGGAAATACCAAGGCCATGAAAAACCCTCGTAATGTATCGAGCAGCCATAACCCCAAGAACACCGCCGTTTGGAAGCTGGGAAAGCTTAAGCCCATGCTAGACGAATACGTCGCGCTCCATGGAGACATGCCTCGCGTGCATGAAGAGGCTCCGAACGAAGTTTGCGCGGCGTTTCTTGCTGAATTTGGATACCATTACGCAAGGTGGATTCGCCCGGAAGTTCTAGAGCGTCTTCGTCAGAACCCGGTGAAGGGAAATACTAGAATCGTTTCGGATAAGGGTACTATCCACGTCAACTCGGCCGACTACGGTGCAGACGAGCTGAAGGCTCTAGTCGGACAAGAGGTGAAGGTGTTTATTCGCGCTGACGTTCGCACCGTTTACGTAGATGATCCTGTACGGAAATTGCAGATCCCATGCCGCGCTTACACCGCGGACCTGAAGCATGCCGCGTCTGCTGAGGAAGCCGCGGCAATCGTAAAGAGTCGGATGGAGGGCAGCTATGGGCGCCGTCAGAAAGCGGAGGCTAGGATGAGTAGTTTTGCCGCCAAAATGGTGGCCGCTGAGGAGGAGCAGATTGCTGAGAAGGCCGCTGCTTCTCGTCGTCCCGCACCTGCTGAAATCACGCCCGCGGCTGACTCCACGCCATTTATTGATCGGTCGCAGATAGAGTCGGTAAAGCCAGCCGATAACGAGTAA